The proteins below are encoded in one region of Microbispora sp. NBC_01189:
- a CDS encoding ATP-binding protein, with amino-acid sequence MGTVHIEAKPDHLLRLARQRDPVGAVVEMIWNALDAEASLVNVDLEINELDGVESVSIEDDGHGMPNASCRNYFGGLGGSWKTAAKVSPRLKRGLHGRSGQGRLRAFSLGGQVRWITIAEAADGRIERTVISGTVDRPADFDISEPEPVRLACGTRVEASVPADFVSRLTQDDTAQQLASTFAPFLAANPDVRIVYQGVPLDPATVWTGMAEYPLRWPDSDGHPAPLLRVIEWPKDVGRVLALCDASGVVLDEPSPGIQAPGYHFTAYLLWDGFVERRDDLPLAETDEIAPLLALAREKLRAHFKRREQERRVRLVQEWKTEGVYPYAAGPSEPAQAVEREMFDEVAARIARRLPGATQSKKTTLRLLREVISRDPSGLYPVLDELFRLPQSEQEELKRILQRTSLAEVIRATGQITDRLDFLAALKKLVFEPEVSRTLRERSELHRIVERETWIFGDAHALMISDQSLDAVLLRHLKELGREPVDGRLNPVRREDGRTGIVDLLLARVRRGGSGREHLVVELKAPRVRIGQAEVAQIKSYAEAIVSDPQFRDARVSWDFWVVSTEMSEVVRRDAAAPNRPPGCIAEWEGGVRIWARTWSEIIDDCEARLHFYQDRLNHDPAAEHAVEYLQRVHGEVAPATVTA; translated from the coding sequence GTGGGTACGGTTCACATCGAGGCCAAACCGGATCACCTGCTGCGCCTCGCCCGTCAAAGGGATCCGGTGGGCGCGGTCGTGGAGATGATCTGGAACGCCCTGGACGCGGAGGCGAGCCTCGTCAACGTGGACCTGGAGATCAACGAACTGGACGGCGTCGAGTCGGTCAGCATCGAGGACGACGGCCACGGGATGCCGAACGCGTCCTGTAGGAACTACTTCGGCGGCCTCGGCGGGTCGTGGAAGACGGCGGCCAAGGTGTCTCCGCGGCTCAAGCGCGGTCTGCACGGGCGGAGCGGCCAGGGCAGGCTCCGCGCGTTCTCGTTGGGCGGCCAGGTCAGGTGGATCACGATCGCGGAGGCGGCCGACGGGCGGATCGAGCGTACGGTCATCAGCGGGACCGTCGACCGCCCCGCGGACTTCGACATCTCCGAACCGGAGCCTGTTCGGCTCGCGTGTGGGACACGCGTGGAGGCCTCCGTCCCGGCGGACTTCGTGAGCCGCCTCACCCAGGACGACACGGCTCAGCAACTCGCCTCGACGTTCGCGCCGTTCCTGGCCGCCAATCCCGATGTGCGGATCGTCTACCAGGGTGTACCCCTTGATCCCGCCACGGTATGGACCGGCATGGCCGAGTATCCGCTGCGCTGGCCGGATTCGGATGGTCATCCGGCGCCGCTGCTGCGCGTCATCGAATGGCCGAAGGACGTCGGCCGGGTGCTCGCTCTCTGCGATGCCAGCGGTGTCGTCCTGGACGAGCCCTCCCCGGGCATCCAGGCGCCCGGCTACCATTTCACGGCCTACCTGCTCTGGGATGGCTTCGTCGAGCGCCGGGACGATCTGCCCCTGGCGGAGACGGACGAGATCGCTCCTCTCCTGGCACTCGCCCGGGAGAAGCTCCGTGCCCACTTCAAGAGGCGCGAACAGGAGCGCAGGGTCCGCCTCGTTCAGGAATGGAAGACCGAGGGCGTCTATCCGTACGCCGCAGGGCCGTCCGAGCCCGCGCAGGCGGTCGAACGGGAGATGTTCGACGAGGTGGCGGCCCGGATCGCCCGTCGGCTACCAGGGGCGACGCAGAGCAAGAAGACCACCCTGCGGCTTCTGCGAGAGGTCATCTCGCGCGATCCCAGCGGGCTCTATCCCGTTCTGGACGAGCTTTTCCGGCTGCCCCAGTCGGAGCAGGAGGAGCTCAAACGCATCCTCCAGCGGACCAGTCTCGCCGAAGTGATCAGGGCGACGGGACAGATCACCGATCGGCTCGACTTCCTCGCGGCTCTCAAGAAGCTCGTCTTCGAACCGGAGGTCAGCAGGACGCTCAGGGAGCGAAGCGAGCTCCACCGGATCGTGGAGCGTGAGACGTGGATATTCGGTGACGCCCACGCGTTGATGATCAGCGATCAGAGCCTGGACGCGGTCCTCCTCCGGCACCTCAAGGAGCTGGGGCGGGAGCCGGTTGACGGCCGGCTGAATCCGGTCCGGCGGGAGGACGGCCGGACCGGCATCGTCGATCTCCTGCTCGCCCGCGTACGGCGGGGAGGTTCCGGGCGAGAACATCTCGTGGTCGAACTCAAGGCACCCAGAGTCAGGATCGGCCAGGCGGAGGTCGCGCAGATCAAGAGTTACGCCGAGGCGATCGTCAGCGATCCGCAGTTCCGCGACGCCCGCGTCTCCTGGGACTTCTGGGTCGTCTCCACCGAGATGTCGGAGGTAGTCAGACGAGACGCCGCTGCCCCGAACCGGCCGCCGGGCTGCATCGCCGAATGGGAGGGCGGCGTGCGCATCTGGGCACGGACGTGGAGCGAGATCATCGACGACTGTGAGGCTCGCCTCCACTTTTACCAGGACCGGCTGAACCATGATCCGGCCGCCGAGCACGCGGTGGAATACCTCCAGCGCGTCCATGGAGAGGTCGCGCCGGCGACGGTCACCGCCTGA
- a CDS encoding DUF397 domain-containing protein has translation MDLSAAVWRKSSLSGDNGGQCVEVAVNLPGVVAVRDSKDPDGPALAFTPADWQAFISGIKTGKFDSLI, from the coding sequence ATGGACCTGAGCGCTGCGGTATGGCGTAAGTCGTCGCTTTCCGGTGACAACGGCGGTCAGTGTGTCGAGGTGGCCGTCAACCTGCCGGGGGTGGTCGCCGTACGGGACAGCAAGGACCCGGACGGCCCCGCGCTGGCCTTCACCCCCGCCGACTGGCAGGCATTCATCAGCGGCATCAAAACCGGAAAGTTCGACTCCCTGATCTGA
- a CDS encoding helix-turn-helix transcriptional regulator, producing MRFGAELRRLREAAQLSQAAVAARLGRTQTQVSRLEKATRTPSKSDAERLDRLFGTPDGVSFTRLYQRIVAQPGAPVWFRSWVEEIEPTARILRSWDPLLIPGLLQTEAYARHLFGQAPQIALEEVEERVQARMQRGRILDRETPPLVLVLIDPGVLCRRVGGAAVMRDQLDHLLEIAQRPTVYIQVVDPVCLAGLLGAFMIAELPDGQPDAVHLDSSAAGQITTEHDTVSAIWKRYEAIRRWAYPESMSIEMIEEARRGWT from the coding sequence GTGCGCTTCGGCGCGGAGTTGCGCCGCCTCCGGGAGGCCGCGCAGCTCTCGCAGGCGGCGGTGGCCGCGCGCCTCGGTCGCACCCAGACCCAGGTGAGCCGTCTGGAGAAGGCCACCCGGACCCCGTCGAAGTCCGACGCCGAACGGCTGGACCGGCTCTTCGGCACGCCCGACGGCGTCTCGTTCACGCGGCTCTATCAGCGGATCGTCGCCCAGCCCGGCGCCCCGGTCTGGTTCCGCAGTTGGGTCGAGGAGATCGAGCCCACCGCCCGCATCCTCCGCTCCTGGGACCCCCTCCTGATCCCCGGCCTCCTCCAGACCGAGGCGTACGCCCGGCATCTGTTCGGTCAGGCCCCGCAGATCGCCCTTGAAGAGGTGGAAGAGCGCGTCCAGGCGCGGATGCAGCGCGGGCGAATCCTCGACCGGGAGACTCCCCCGCTCGTCCTCGTGCTCATCGACCCGGGAGTGCTGTGCCGCAGGGTCGGCGGGGCCGCGGTGATGCGCGATCAACTCGATCACCTACTGGAGATCGCGCAAAGGCCGACCGTCTACATCCAGGTCGTGGATCCGGTCTGCCTCGCCGGATTGCTGGGCGCATTTATGATCGCCGAGCTCCCGGACGGGCAACCCGACGCCGTTCACCTGGACTCTTCTGCGGCAGGGCAGATCACCACAGAACATGACACCGTAAGCGCGATCTGGAAGCGTTATGAGGCGATTCGCCGGTGGGCCTATCCTGAATCCATGTCCATCGAAATGATCGAGGAAGCGAGACGGGGATGGACCTGA